The Sulfurihydrogenibium sp. YO3AOP1 genome has a window encoding:
- the hemC gene encoding hydroxymethylbilane synthase, producing MKIRIGTRKSQLALWQANYIADRLREIHGIEVELVKITTQGDKILDVPLAKIGGKGLFVKEIEDALLRNEIDIAVHSLKDVPTVLPEGLELIAITEREDPRDAFLSIRYENIYQLPENTVIGTSSLRRKSQIMKIRKDLQIKDLRGNVDTRIRKLEEGQYDAIILAYAGLKRLGLDSKVKYIFSPDEMIPAVCQGFLAIEGRSDDERIKNLIKPLNHYESYLRATAERSFLKTLEGGCQVPLGAYCEIKENSFIITGFIADLEGKEYYQEKMIEQIKENPQEQAIILGKTLAEKLLNDGGKQILTKIYGK from the coding sequence ATGAAAATAAGAATTGGAACAAGAAAAAGTCAATTAGCTTTATGGCAAGCAAATTACATTGCAGATAGATTGAGAGAAATTCACGGGATAGAAGTTGAGCTTGTTAAAATCACTACCCAAGGAGATAAAATCTTAGATGTTCCACTTGCAAAGATAGGCGGAAAAGGATTATTTGTAAAAGAAATAGAAGATGCACTTCTTAGAAATGAAATAGATATTGCCGTCCACTCATTAAAAGATGTGCCAACAGTACTACCAGAAGGATTAGAGCTTATAGCAATTACAGAAAGAGAAGACCCAAGGGATGCCTTTTTATCTATAAGGTATGAAAACATCTACCAGCTTCCGGAAAACACAGTTATTGGCACAAGTAGCTTAAGAAGAAAATCACAAATAATGAAAATCAGAAAAGATTTACAGATAAAAGATTTAAGAGGAAATGTTGACACAAGAATAAGAAAGCTTGAAGAAGGGCAGTATGACGCAATCATCCTTGCCTATGCAGGGCTAAAAAGACTTGGTCTTGATAGTAAAGTCAAATACATATTTTCTCCGGATGAAATGATACCGGCGGTCTGTCAAGGCTTTCTTGCCATAGAAGGAAGGTCTGATGATGAGAGAATAAAAAATCTAATAAAACCACTGAACCATTATGAAAGCTATTTGAGAGCAACCGCAGAAAGAAGCTTTCTGAAAACGTTGGAAGGTGGATGTCAAGTTCCACTTGGCGCATACTGTGAGATTAAAGAAAACAGCTTTATAATCACAGGCTTCATTGCAGACTTGGAAGGAAAAGAATATTATCAGGAAAAAATGATAGAACAAATAAAAGAAAATCCACAAGAGCAGGCTATCATTCTTGGAAAAACCTTAGCAGAAAAACTTTTAAACGATGGTGGTAAACAAATTCTAACCAAAATTTATGGAAAATGA
- a CDS encoding glycosyltransferase family 39 protein yields MFRYVLITHLFFAIIRILYVLYRDIDLSTEEAQYWLWSKHLDLSYYSKPPLIAYFNFISTSILGDTEIGVRINSIIFGFLITIIIYLFSKEIFKDEKLAFFISVFIYLIPAYDIASIIFLTDTPLAFFYLLLSYLFYKSVYEKKPSLWILTGISAGLAFLSKYSAVFFFPVAMIFVLFFKRDILKEKWFYISILIAGLFTLPVIYWNIVNDFVSFKHVGKLAGADEKTLSINLKHFGDYILGQIGINSVFLFAFMVYGVFRAFKEKDEKLIYLSLSPTIVFVFFGGIALFKNVEVNWPAFGYATLYILGGYVVYKRFLKISIILMFLSGLSIIILFYTPILDKVGLTNLLPPEKDPIKRLVGWQELGSYVKSLTEKYQKNFIFSDSYHISSELAFYVKPFRQTYCIRIDRRMNQFDLWEGIEKYENKGYYGIYVTDHLITEKVKSGFESLEFESQYKVKYRGKEVKTYYIYVLKNYKHIEEDPILSY; encoded by the coding sequence TTGTTTAGATATGTACTGATAACACATCTTTTCTTTGCAATCATAAGAATTTTATACGTACTATATAGAGATATAGACCTATCGACAGAAGAAGCACAGTATTGGCTATGGTCTAAGCATTTAGATTTATCCTACTACTCAAAACCACCTTTGATAGCCTACTTTAATTTTATATCCACGTCCATCCTTGGAGATACAGAAATCGGCGTAAGAATAAACAGCATCATCTTTGGATTTTTAATAACCATAATCATATACCTTTTTTCAAAAGAAATCTTTAAAGATGAAAAATTAGCATTCTTTATTTCAGTGTTCATCTATCTAATACCGGCTTACGACATAGCATCTATAATTTTTCTAACAGATACACCCCTTGCTTTTTTCTACTTGCTTTTAAGCTATCTATTTTACAAATCAGTTTATGAAAAAAAGCCAAGTTTATGGATTTTAACAGGCATATCAGCAGGCTTGGCTTTTTTGTCAAAGTACTCAGCTGTTTTTTTCTTTCCAGTGGCAATGATCTTTGTTTTATTTTTTAAAAGAGATATTCTCAAAGAAAAATGGTTTTATATCTCAATATTGATAGCAGGTTTATTTACCTTACCCGTCATATATTGGAACATAGTAAATGATTTTGTAAGTTTTAAACATGTTGGCAAATTGGCAGGAGCAGATGAAAAGACGCTGAGTATAAACTTAAAGCATTTTGGAGATTATATACTTGGACAAATAGGTATAAACTCTGTCTTTTTATTTGCGTTTATGGTTTATGGAGTGTTTAGAGCTTTTAAAGAAAAAGATGAAAAACTTATATACTTATCCTTATCTCCTACTATAGTTTTTGTATTTTTTGGCGGGATTGCCCTGTTTAAAAACGTTGAAGTAAATTGGCCAGCCTTTGGATATGCTACGTTATACATACTTGGTGGTTATGTAGTTTATAAAAGATTTTTAAAAATCTCTATCATTTTAATGTTTTTATCAGGACTATCTATCATCATTCTTTTTTATACGCCGATACTTGATAAAGTAGGATTAACAAACCTTCTTCCACCGGAAAAAGACCCGATCAAAAGGCTTGTAGGTTGGCAAGAGCTTGGTAGTTATGTTAAATCTTTAACAGAAAAATATCAAAAAAACTTTATCTTTTCAGACTCTTATCATATCTCTTCTGAGCTTGCTTTTTATGTAAAACCATTTAGACAAACTTACTGTATCAGAATAGATAGAAGAATGAACCAGTTTGATTTATGGGAAGGTATAGAAAAGTATGAAAATAAAGGATATTACGGCATTTACGTTACAGACCATCTAATTACTGAAAAAGTAAAGTCAGGTTTTGAAAGCTTAGAGTTTGAATCACAGTATAAGGTAAAATATAGAGGAAAAGAGGTAAAGACTTATTACATTTACGTACTGAAAAACTACAAACACATTGAAGAAGACCCAATACTTAGCTACTAA
- the rsmG gene encoding 16S rRNA (guanine(527)-N(7))-methyltransferase RsmG, with the protein MKLLKDLAEKNGIILTDNQIELFDKYISMLLKWNKVYNLTSVRKKDEIVIKHFLDSLTLVKLFEAKAINVEDKEIADFGTGAGFPGVPLKIYYQDKIKLYLIESINKKCIFLEMLKKELKIDYTVLCDRAENIDKKFDIVVSRATGETFEVLKIGKNLLKENGIIVIMKGKDIEEELKPYTTKMSFKGLPERSFIVMTKY; encoded by the coding sequence ATGAAGCTACTTAAAGATTTAGCAGAAAAAAACGGCATAATCCTTACCGACAATCAAATTGAACTTTTTGACAAATATATTTCAATGCTCTTAAAATGGAATAAAGTTTATAATCTAACATCTGTAAGAAAAAAAGATGAAATAGTTATTAAACATTTTCTAGACAGTTTAACCCTTGTAAAACTTTTTGAAGCCAAGGCAATAAATGTAGAAGACAAAGAAATAGCAGACTTTGGAACAGGTGCCGGTTTTCCGGGAGTACCGCTAAAAATTTACTATCAAGATAAAATCAAGCTTTATTTAATTGAATCTATCAATAAAAAATGTATCTTCTTAGAGATGCTGAAAAAAGAGTTAAAGATAGATTATACAGTTTTGTGCGATAGAGCTGAAAATATAGATAAAAAGTTTGACATAGTAGTAAGCAGGGCAACGGGAGAGACGTTTGAAGTGTTAAAAATAGGCAAAAATCTTTTAAAAGAAAATGGGATTATTGTGATAATGAAGGGTAAGGATATTGAAGAAGAGTTAAAGCCATACACAACAAAAATGAGCTTTAAAGGTCTTCCGGAAAGAAGTTTTATTGTTATGACAAAATACTGA
- a CDS encoding NADP-dependent isocitrate dehydrogenase — protein MSKATIVWTKIDEAPALATYSLLPIMRAFTKGADVEIELRDISLSGRVIALFPEYLKEDQRIPDELSYLGELVWKPEANIMKLPNISASVPQLIATIKELQSQGYNLPDFPEDPKTEEEKAIRERYMKAVGSVVNPVLRQGNSDRRLSKSVKEYAKKFPHKMKAVSPNSKAHVAHMLGGDFYENEKSVTIKKDTTIRYEFVNKNGEVKVLKDGVKVSVGDVVDGTFLSRRKLRDFYEKVIERTKEDDILFSLHLKATMMKVSDPVMFGDAIRVYFKELFEKFGKELEEIGFNPNNGLADLEAKLSKLPEDKQAAIKKTIEEIYQKRPRMYMVDSDKGITNLHRPNDVIVDASVPAVIKNGLQGWGPKGEEDDCVITIPDRSYARMYKEIVEDIKTNGQFDPATIGSVANVGLMAMGAEEYGSHDKTFFPPEDGKIRIVDEEGNVLIEHELEAGDIYRSCITRDIAIRDWIKLAVNRAKESGEPIVFWLDKYRAHDRELIEKVREELPKYDLSDVEWYIKSPEDAMKFTLKRFRAGLNTISVTGNVLRDYLTDLFPIIEVGTSARSLSIVPLIAGGGVFETGAGGSAPKHVEQFLKEGHLRWDSLGEFLAFVESLKLAYKQLKTLHGKDNPRILVLAETLDKAVQKYLENNKTPGRKVGQLDNRGSHFYLAMYWAEALATQDKDPELAKKFEKVFADLKENEQKILQEIADSEGKPQDIGGYYHPDDAKAEKAMRPSETFNRIIDSI, from the coding sequence ATGTCAAAGGCAACTATTGTTTGGACAAAGATTGACGAAGCACCGGCTCTTGCAACTTATTCTTTACTACCAATCATGAGAGCTTTTACAAAAGGTGCAGACGTTGAAATTGAGTTAAGAGATATTTCTTTATCAGGAAGAGTTATAGCGTTATTCCCAGAGTATTTAAAAGAAGACCAAAGAATTCCAGATGAGCTTTCTTATTTAGGAGAGCTCGTTTGGAAACCAGAAGCTAACATTATGAAGCTTCCAAACATCTCTGCATCTGTTCCTCAGCTTATAGCAACAATAAAAGAATTACAATCTCAAGGATACAACCTTCCAGATTTTCCAGAAGACCCAAAGACAGAAGAAGAGAAGGCAATTAGAGAAAGATATATGAAAGCTGTTGGCTCTGTAGTAAACCCTGTTTTAAGACAAGGAAATTCAGACAGAAGACTTTCTAAATCTGTTAAAGAATATGCTAAAAAATTCCCACATAAAATGAAAGCTGTTAGCCCTAACTCCAAGGCTCATGTAGCTCATATGTTAGGTGGAGATTTTTATGAAAACGAAAAATCAGTTACTATCAAAAAAGATACAACAATAAGATATGAATTTGTTAACAAAAATGGAGAAGTTAAAGTATTAAAAGATGGTGTTAAGGTATCTGTTGGCGATGTTGTAGATGGAACATTCTTAAGCAGAAGAAAGTTAAGAGACTTTTATGAAAAAGTAATTGAAAGAACTAAAGAAGATGATATTCTTTTCTCTTTACACTTAAAAGCAACAATGATGAAAGTTTCTGACCCTGTAATGTTTGGGGATGCTATAAGAGTTTATTTTAAAGAATTATTTGAAAAATTTGGAAAAGAGCTTGAAGAAATAGGGTTTAATCCAAATAACGGTCTTGCAGATTTAGAAGCTAAATTATCTAAGTTGCCAGAAGATAAACAAGCTGCAATCAAGAAAACAATTGAAGAAATCTACCAAAAAAGACCAAGAATGTATATGGTAGATTCAGACAAAGGAATTACAAACTTACACAGACCAAACGACGTAATCGTTGACGCATCCGTTCCAGCTGTTATTAAAAATGGTTTACAAGGCTGGGGTCCAAAAGGTGAAGAAGATGACTGCGTAATCACAATCCCAGATAGAAGCTATGCAAGAATGTATAAAGAAATAGTTGAAGATATTAAAACTAACGGGCAGTTTGACCCTGCAACCATTGGAAGCGTTGCAAACGTAGGTTTAATGGCAATGGGAGCTGAAGAGTATGGTTCTCACGACAAAACATTCTTCCCACCAGAAGATGGAAAAATCAGAATCGTTGACGAAGAAGGCAATGTATTAATCGAACATGAACTTGAAGCAGGAGATATTTATAGAAGCTGTATCACAAGAGATATAGCAATCAGAGACTGGATAAAATTAGCTGTTAACAGGGCAAAAGAAAGCGGTGAGCCAATAGTATTTTGGCTTGATAAATACAGAGCTCACGACAGAGAACTTATAGAAAAAGTAAGAGAGGAGCTTCCAAAATACGATTTATCCGATGTTGAGTGGTACATCAAATCTCCAGAAGATGCTATGAAATTTACATTAAAAAGATTTAGAGCTGGTTTAAATACTATTTCTGTAACCGGTAACGTTTTAAGAGACTACTTGACAGACCTATTCCCAATCATTGAGGTAGGTACATCAGCAAGGTCTTTATCAATCGTTCCATTGATTGCTGGCGGTGGTGTATTTGAAACAGGTGCTGGTGGCTCTGCTCCTAAGCACGTAGAACAATTCTTAAAAGAAGGACACTTAAGATGGGATAGTCTTGGAGAGTTCCTCGCATTCGTTGAATCATTAAAATTAGCTTACAAACAATTAAAAACATTGCATGGAAAGGATAATCCAAGAATATTGGTTCTTGCAGAAACCTTAGATAAAGCAGTACAAAAATATCTTGAAAATAACAAAACACCGGGAAGAAAAGTTGGTCAGCTTGATAATAGAGGTTCTCACTTCTACCTTGCTATGTATTGGGCAGAGGCTTTAGCTACTCAGGATAAAGACCCAGAATTGGCTAAGAAATTTGAAAAAGTATTTGCCGACTTAAAAGAAAATGAGCAAAAAATCCTTCAAGAAATAGCAGATTCTGAAGGTAAACCACAAGACATAGGCGGATACTACCATCCAGACGATGCAAAAGCTGAAAAAGCAATGAGACCAAGCGAAACATTCAATAGAATAATAGATTCTATATAA
- a CDS encoding aspartate-semialdehyde dehydrogenase, translated as MKSYNVAILGATGAVGQTMIKVLEERNFPVNEIKFLASERSAGKEVEYYGMKYKVEAVCEEAFENVDIALFSAGGERSKKWVPIAASKGAVVIDNSSAFRMDPEVPLVVPEVNPEDVKWHKGIIANPNCSTIQMVVALYPIHKVKKIKRIIVATYQAVSGAGATAIEDLELETKAVMEGKYFYPRALPHHIAFNVIPRIDNFEPNGYTKEELKMINETRKIMHEPDIKVSPTCVRVPVYVGHSEAVTIETQEPITAEEAREILKNAPGVVVEDDPFNNVYPTPIEVAGKDDVFVGRIRKDLGFENGLSMWIVGDNLRKGAATNAVQIAELLVKYELL; from the coding sequence ATGAAATCGTATAACGTTGCTATACTTGGAGCCACAGGAGCTGTTGGTCAAACAATGATAAAGGTTTTGGAAGAAAGAAATTTTCCGGTAAATGAAATAAAATTCCTTGCATCTGAAAGGTCTGCCGGTAAAGAAGTTGAATATTATGGAATGAAGTATAAAGTTGAGGCTGTTTGTGAAGAGGCTTTTGAGAATGTAGACATCGCATTATTTTCTGCCGGTGGTGAAAGAAGTAAAAAATGGGTACCCATCGCAGCAAGTAAAGGAGCTGTTGTTATAGATAATAGCTCTGCTTTTAGAATGGACCCGGAGGTTCCATTGGTTGTTCCGGAAGTTAATCCGGAGGATGTAAAATGGCATAAAGGAATTATTGCAAATCCTAACTGTTCTACAATACAAATGGTTGTTGCGCTATATCCAATTCATAAAGTAAAGAAAATAAAAAGAATCATTGTAGCAACATACCAGGCAGTTTCTGGAGCAGGAGCAACTGCAATAGAGGATTTAGAGCTTGAAACAAAAGCAGTTATGGAAGGAAAATACTTTTATCCAAGGGCATTACCACATCACATAGCATTTAACGTTATACCGAGAATTGATAACTTTGAACCAAACGGCTACACAAAAGAAGAGTTAAAAATGATCAATGAAACAAGAAAGATTATGCATGAACCGGATATTAAAGTATCTCCAACTTGCGTTAGAGTGCCTGTATACGTAGGACATAGTGAAGCTGTAACAATCGAGACTCAAGAGCCTATCACTGCTGAAGAGGCAAGAGAGATATTAAAAAATGCACCGGGAGTTGTTGTAGAAGATGACCCATTTAACAATGTTTATCCAACTCCGATAGAGGTAGCAGGTAAAGATGATGTATTTGTAGGAAGAATAAGAAAAGACCTTGGATTTGAAAATGGTTTATCTATGTGGATAGTTGGAGATAACTTAAGAAAAGGTGCAGCAACTAACGCAGTTCAAATAGCAGAATTATTGGTAAAATATGAACTACTCTAA
- a CDS encoding N-glycosylase/DNA lyase has protein sequence MIPPKEAILKAISEVKPYVDQRISQFKSLKEKGLTTFDFKPFVDIKAYEADIFSEACFCILTANFKAEVGIKIQAEVGIEGFRNHSLEELYNIFKKHGHRFAMQRAERIVNLRPLESFLQEIRYYDNGKKAREELVKKVKGYGYKEASHFLRNIGFEDVAIIDRHISRFLFENNLVKPRKTLTKNVYLESESALENLCQELNLTQGELDLYIFYIKTNKVLK, from the coding sequence TTGATTCCACCAAAAGAGGCTATTTTAAAAGCTATATCTGAAGTTAAGCCATACGTAGACCAAAGGATAAGTCAGTTTAAATCTCTGAAAGAAAAAGGCTTAACTACTTTCGACTTTAAACCTTTTGTTGATATTAAAGCCTACGAAGCAGATATTTTTTCTGAAGCTTGTTTTTGTATCCTAACAGCTAATTTTAAAGCAGAAGTAGGAATAAAGATTCAGGCAGAAGTTGGCATTGAAGGATTTAGAAATCATTCTTTAGAAGAGCTTTACAACATCTTTAAAAAGCATGGGCATAGGTTTGCAATGCAAAGAGCAGAAAGAATAGTAAATCTAAGACCACTTGAAAGCTTTTTGCAGGAAATTAGATATTATGACAATGGTAAAAAAGCAAGAGAAGAGCTTGTTAAAAAAGTTAAAGGTTATGGATACAAAGAAGCATCACATTTTTTAAGAAACATAGGATTTGAGGATGTAGCAATCATAGACAGACATATATCAAGATTTTTATTTGAAAACAATCTTGTAAAGCCAAGAAAAACATTAACAAAAAATGTATACTTAGAATCAGAATCAGCTTTAGAAAACCTATGCCAAGAGCTAAATCTAACCCAGGGAGAGCTTGATTTATATATTTTTTATATCAAAACGAATAAAGTTTTAAAATGA
- a CDS encoding deoxyguanosinetriphosphate triphosphohydrolase has translation MNYSNIRQHLEDLEIKTLHPKAAKSLYAKRDVQEEECPVRTKFQRDRDRILHSKAFRRLKHKTQVFLSPEGDHYRTRLTHTLEIAQISRTIARALRLNEDLTEAIVYGHDLGHTPFGHAGEFILKENGSYHHAKHSLRVVEKLENEGKGLNLTEEVRDGILKHSKGKSPLITEGNMPKTLEGEIVRIADKIAYINHDLEDAIRAGIVSESQIPEDIVKVLGKNKSERISTIVISVINTTIENEYKHIVMDEKVYNAMYSLRDFLYENVYFAEPVIKELDKAKGIVKALYEYYVENYHLIPNYEKYLKLWGEYSPNQAAVDYVAGMTDRYALKKYSEIFIPKVWAVV, from the coding sequence ATGAACTACTCTAATATAAGACAACATCTTGAAGATTTAGAAATAAAAACACTTCATCCAAAGGCTGCAAAAAGTCTTTATGCAAAAAGAGATGTACAAGAAGAAGAATGTCCGGTAAGGACTAAATTTCAAAGAGACAGGGACAGGATTCTTCACAGTAAAGCTTTTCGGAGATTAAAGCATAAAACACAAGTATTTTTATCTCCGGAGGGAGACCATTACAGAACAAGACTAACCCATACACTTGAAATTGCACAGATATCAAGAACAATAGCAAGAGCTTTAAGACTAAACGAAGACCTTACAGAAGCAATAGTTTATGGTCACGATTTAGGGCATACTCCTTTTGGTCATGCAGGGGAGTTTATTTTAAAAGAAAATGGTAGCTACCATCATGCAAAACACAGTTTAAGAGTGGTTGAAAAGCTTGAAAACGAAGGAAAAGGATTAAACCTTACAGAAGAAGTGAGGGATGGTATTTTAAAGCATAGTAAAGGAAAGTCTCCACTGATTACAGAAGGAAACATGCCAAAAACTTTAGAAGGTGAAATTGTTAGAATAGCTGATAAAATCGCATACATAAACCATGACTTAGAAGATGCAATAAGGGCAGGCATCGTATCAGAATCACAAATTCCGGAAGATATAGTTAAAGTTCTTGGAAAAAACAAATCCGAAAGGATTTCGACCATTGTTATCAGCGTTATAAATACAACCATTGAAAATGAGTATAAACATATAGTAATGGATGAAAAAGTTTATAACGCCATGTACAGCCTAAGAGATTTTCTTTATGAAAATGTATATTTTGCTGAGCCTGTTATAAAAGAGCTTGACAAGGCAAAAGGCATAGTCAAAGCTTTGTATGAGTATTATGTTGAAAACTATCATCTAATTCCAAACTATGAAAAGTATTTAAAACTTTGGGGAGAATATTCACCAAACCAAGCAGCTGTTGACTACGTAGCCGGAATGACAGACAGATACGCACTAAAAAAATACTCAGAAATCTTTATCCCAAAGGTTTGGGCTGTTGTTTAG
- a CDS encoding YbhB/YbcL family Raf kinase inhibitor-like protein has translation MKVYSYSFKEGDFIPTQYTCDGLDISPHISWSKVENAKSYAIIMDDPDAPIGTFTHWIVYDIPSNVLELKENFPKKSVVGNIKQGQNDFGKIGYGGPCPPRGKPHRYFFKVFALDVESLGLPAELSREEVERYINKHTISYGFTYGLYKR, from the coding sequence ATGAAAGTTTATTCATATTCTTTTAAAGAAGGAGATTTTATACCTACCCAATACACGTGCGATGGGCTTGATATCTCTCCGCACATATCTTGGAGTAAGGTTGAAAATGCAAAAAGTTATGCAATCATAATGGATGACCCGGATGCTCCAATAGGAACTTTTACCCATTGGATAGTTTATGACATTCCATCAAATGTATTGGAACTTAAAGAAAATTTTCCTAAAAAATCGGTTGTTGGAAATATTAAGCAGGGACAAAATGATTTTGGAAAAATTGGATATGGTGGTCCTTGCCCACCAAGAGGAAAGCCTCATAGATACTTTTTCAAAGTATTTGCTTTAGATGTTGAAAGTTTAGGATTGCCGGCAGAATTATCAAGAGAAGAAGTTGAAAGATATATTAATAAGCATACAATTTCTTATGGTTTCACTTATGGTCTTTATAAGAGATGA
- a CDS encoding MFS transporter, with the protein METKKIYKFIILMGFVSLFGDTVYEGTKGIAGPYLYSLGASLFIVSFTAGLGEFLGYTLRFISGYFSDKYKTYWIFTFIGYGLIASIPLLALVDRWDIAVLFILLERIGKGIRSSARDAIISFATSNIGRGLGFGIHEAFDRLGSIIGPLIFLASFGLTGSYKTGFLVMLIPFIMLMMCLILAYKILPNPSVMEKPQDKPYDSKILYMYMLFSFFAIISFPQYPVISYHLKMHNIFNEQIIVLLYTIAMVFDLIFSLLVGRFYDKRKFKVLFLVPIATFVLPIFTFQDSKFLAVLGIVLYGFIMAFHQSVMRAAIADLTSISKRGTVYGLFNLIFGVGYLLGGIFIGYLYNFGYFYIMIFALLSQILSMYFLIKLNHKY; encoded by the coding sequence ATGGAAACAAAGAAAATATACAAATTCATAATTTTAATGGGTTTTGTTAGTCTGTTTGGAGATACAGTATATGAAGGAACAAAAGGAATAGCTGGACCTTATCTATACAGTCTTGGAGCATCGTTATTTATAGTAAGTTTTACAGCAGGACTTGGAGAATTCTTAGGCTATACTTTGAGATTTATATCTGGCTATTTTTCAGATAAATATAAAACATACTGGATTTTTACATTCATTGGATATGGATTAATAGCATCTATTCCACTTTTAGCACTGGTTGATAGATGGGATATAGCAGTTTTATTTATTCTGTTAGAAAGAATAGGTAAAGGAATTAGAAGTTCTGCAAGAGATGCGATAATCTCTTTTGCAACAAGCAATATAGGAAGAGGGTTAGGATTTGGAATTCATGAAGCTTTTGATAGATTAGGTTCTATTATAGGACCGCTTATATTCTTAGCTTCCTTTGGATTAACCGGGAGTTATAAAACAGGTTTTCTTGTCATGCTTATTCCTTTTATAATGCTAATGATGTGTTTGATTTTAGCATATAAAATATTACCCAATCCTTCTGTTATGGAAAAGCCACAAGATAAACCATATGACTCAAAAATCCTTTACATGTACATGCTTTTTAGCTTTTTTGCTATCATCTCATTTCCGCAATATCCGGTAATTTCTTATCATTTAAAAATGCACAATATTTTTAACGAACAAATAATAGTTTTACTTTACACTATTGCTATGGTCTTTGATTTAATTTTCTCATTATTGGTAGGAAGGTTTTATGACAAACGGAAATTTAAAGTTTTATTTTTAGTACCTATTGCAACGTTTGTACTACCAATTTTTACATTCCAAGATTCAAAATTTTTAGCAGTTTTAGGAATTGTTTTATATGGTTTTATTATGGCTTTTCATCAAAGTGTTATGAGGGCAGCGATAGCTGATTTAACTTCTATTTCTAAAAGAGGAACTGTTTATGGTTTATTTAATCTAATTTTTGGAGTTGGCTATCTTTTAGGTGGTATCTTTATAGGCTACCTATACAATTTTGGCTATTTTTATATAATGATTTTTGCTTTATTGAGCCAGATTCTTTCGATGTATTTTTTAATAAAGCTGAACCATAAATATTAA
- a CDS encoding helix-turn-helix domain-containing protein gives MKISDNIKSARIGRGLTIEELSSLAGVSIDIIEKIENDENFVLKDPYGRLYAKKLCQFLQLDCNLPSETVEINLIKEKNHNFSQKLSKFLPHLFAGFILIAFIYANANLNKNTTFQVNPVQHKEETKQVTITSENQDNKITYIVLKADDEVWITATIDGEKTIFNIKKGEEKTLYFENKIVLDTVGNADKLKIIYGDQEVKISDREIIHNVFVDSEGIFYNGYNVLRGAPKI, from the coding sequence ATGAAAATATCCGATAATATTAAATCGGCAAGAATTGGGAGAGGATTAACTATAGAAGAATTATCTTCTTTAGCAGGAGTTAGTATAGATATAATAGAAAAAATAGAAAACGATGAAAACTTTGTTTTAAAAGACCCATACGGAAGATTGTATGCAAAAAAGCTTTGCCAGTTTTTACAGCTTGACTGCAATCTCCCATCCGAAACAGTAGAAATAAATTTAATAAAAGAAAAGAATCACAACTTTTCTCAAAAATTATCAAAATTTTTGCCACATCTATTTGCGGGTTTTATATTGATAGCATTTATTTATGCAAACGCAAATCTTAATAAAAATACCACATTTCAAGTAAATCCAGTCCAGCATAAAGAAGAAACAAAACAAGTTACAATTACATCAGAAAATCAAGACAATAAAATAACTTATATAGTTTTAAAAGCAGACGATGAAGTATGGATTACAGCCACAATAGACGGAGAAAAGACTATCTTTAACATCAAAAAAGGTGAAGAAAAGACTCTTTATTTTGAAAATAAGATAGTATTAGACACTGTAGGAAATGCTGATAAATTAAAAATTATCTACGGCGACCAAGAAGTTAAGATTTCTGATAGAGAAATTATCCATAACGTATTTGTTGATTCAGAAGGTATATTTTACAATGGATACAATGTGTTAAGAGGTGCTCCAAAGATTTGA
- a CDS encoding CBS domain-containing protein: MSIKSISRKEFISISQDASIKEVAGIMASRNVGSVVVVEDGKPVGILTDRDIVVRLVNKGINPSEVKVSELMTKDPICLQEDLGIFEALEIVKQEGVRRYPVVDKDGKMTGIVSLDDIVYLIGKEMCDISNIIVKASPNL, encoded by the coding sequence ATGTCAATTAAAAGTATTTCCAGAAAAGAGTTTATATCAATTTCTCAAGATGCATCCATTAAAGAGGTAGCTGGTATTATGGCTTCAAGAAATGTAGGAAGTGTAGTTGTAGTTGAGGATGGAAAGCCCGTAGGAATATTAACAGACAGAGATATTGTGGTTAGATTAGTTAACAAAGGAATCAATCCTTCAGAAGTAAAAGTTTCTGAATTGATGACAAAAGACCCAATATGTTTACAGGAAGATTTAGGTATTTTTGAAGCTCTTGAAATAGTTAAACAGGAAGGAGTTAGAAGATATCCTGTGGTAGATAAAGATGGAAAAATGACAGGAATTGTTAGTCTTGATGATATTGTTTATCTAATAGGTAAAGAGATGTGTGATATCTCAAATATTATTGTAAAAGCAAGTCCAAATTTATGA